From the Synechococcus sp. HK01-R genome, one window contains:
- a CDS encoding thermonuclease family protein has translation MNNGQELLVEINGQGRTLRLSCIQAPRLQQQPWAKTAKEALAKEATIGSQWQFQLRARDVHGRLVGTLKRGDRDLVEPLLREGQVFAYDGFLGCCDDLPYTAWQSEARARGVGIWSVQNGMTRPWDLRERTPVEKQLAP, from the coding sequence GTGAACAACGGCCAGGAACTGCTTGTGGAGATCAATGGCCAGGGACGCACCCTGCGATTGAGCTGCATTCAGGCACCACGTCTCCAACAACAGCCTTGGGCGAAAACCGCCAAAGAGGCGTTGGCCAAAGAGGCCACCATTGGCAGCCAGTGGCAATTTCAGCTGAGGGCACGCGACGTTCACGGACGTTTGGTGGGAACCCTGAAACGCGGGGACAGGGATCTGGTCGAACCTCTGCTGCGCGAAGGGCAAGTTTTTGCCTATGACGGCTTTCTGGGCTGCTGCGATGACCTCCCCTATACAGCTTGGCAATCGGAGGCCAGGGCCAGAGGGGTCGGCATCTGGAGTGTGCAGAACGGCATGACGCGTCCATGGGATCTGCGAGAACGCACTCCAGTCGAAAAACAACTCGCCCCCTGA
- a CDS encoding helix-turn-helix transcriptional regulator: MSPALEHPSSLGSDQARGLLKALADPLRLKIIEALSAGERCVCDLTAELALSQSRLSFHLKVLRECGLLEDRQEGRWVYYSLRPDRINALRAWLALLEQNCQTPARQCCD; the protein is encoded by the coding sequence ATGTCGCCTGCGCTGGAGCATCCTTCATCTTTGGGCTCCGATCAGGCCCGTGGTCTCCTCAAGGCCCTGGCTGATCCCCTGCGCTTAAAAATCATCGAGGCGCTTTCCGCCGGAGAGCGATGTGTGTGTGATCTCACCGCAGAACTTGCCCTCTCTCAGTCACGCCTCTCCTTCCATCTGAAGGTGCTCCGGGAGTGCGGCCTGCTTGAGGACCGTCAGGAGGGTCGCTGGGTGTATTACAGCCTCAGGCCAGATCGGATCAACGCCTTACGTGCCTGGCTCGCATTGCTGGAGCAGAACTGCCAAACACCTGCTCGCCAGTGCTGCGACTGA
- a CDS encoding DUF938 domain-containing protein codes for MQDSRLYFPATERNREPIASTLDGWLPAEGSVLELASGSGEHAVSFQTRFPGLRWQASDPDPLHLESIRAWRAHAGLQASMPEPLRLDVRQWPWPLPADVALDLQAVVVINLLHIAPWDCAMALLAGASRLLPVGGSLIVYGPFRRHGGHTSDSNAAFDRSLRERNPLWGVRDLEAVEQLAGDSGFALEEVRPLPANNLCLLLRL; via the coding sequence ATGCAGGACTCGAGGCTTTATTTCCCGGCTACGGAGCGCAACCGCGAGCCGATTGCCAGCACCCTGGATGGATGGTTGCCGGCAGAGGGGTCTGTCCTGGAGCTGGCCAGCGGAAGTGGGGAGCATGCGGTCAGTTTTCAGACCCGCTTTCCTGGCCTTCGTTGGCAGGCAAGTGATCCCGACCCCCTGCATCTCGAGAGCATCAGGGCCTGGAGGGCCCATGCCGGTCTCCAGGCCTCGATGCCGGAGCCGCTTCGACTCGATGTGCGCCAGTGGCCCTGGCCGCTTCCAGCGGACGTCGCACTGGATCTCCAGGCGGTGGTGGTGATCAACCTTTTGCACATTGCTCCCTGGGACTGTGCGATGGCGCTCCTGGCGGGCGCGTCTCGCTTGCTGCCGGTGGGAGGGTCGTTGATTGTTTATGGCCCCTTCCGCCGTCATGGCGGACACACCAGCGACAGCAACGCAGCCTTTGATCGGTCTCTGCGGGAGAGGAATCCACTCTGGGGAGTTCGTGATCTAGAAGCTGTGGAGCAACTCGCGGGCGACTCTGGTTTCGCCCTGGAGGAGGTGCGCCCCCTTCCTGCCAACAATCTTTGCCTGTTGCTGAGACTCTGA
- the nrdJ gene encoding ribonucleoside-triphosphate reductase, adenosylcobalamin-dependent — translation MTLTPSRLDPTSSNSTDAIGEVVTKLSGGFPSTAPAANPVFYRTYSRRTPAGRESWSEVGVRNLGGLAKLGHLTQEEVELLARMQAEKKALPSGRWLWIGGTPWIEQPENFSGAYNCTSTNLVDWEAFGLMMDLAMMGCGTGAIIEPHLIDRLPVVRNPIEVLSVSDIGLTPAGERQEHTSHTINGDHVTIKVGDTRRGWVDSYQLLLELSSDERFAGRTVQVDVDLSDVRPVGETLKGFGGMANPVKLKDLYARVARLLGKAVGRRLTSVECCLLIDEAAVTIVAGNIRRSAGMRQFAANDLAAAGAKDNLWQQDADGNWRIDPERDALRMANHTRVYHTRPSREVLLEAVTKQFHSGEGAIQFAPEAIARSNADLLSTPELRKEFIEVYCDQGREEAGRWLSLNHGPIAADELEHRLGRYGLNPCGEILGADFHCNLAEIHLNQIDPSDDEGQRDAFRAAALSVACLLNHRFEVERYRQSRAWDPIVGVSFTGLFDFFVHAFGTPWLTWWEAGRPDTEEGKAFKQQEAAFLSRWKAIVNETVWDYCDRHGLRRPNRCTTVQPAGTKSLLTGAAPGWHPPKAQRFIRRITFRKNDPVAMACMDYGYTVVPSQSDKDEQGRLLDDPFDPRCTEWLVEIPTEVSWANLPGADAVDINAFSAMAQFDFYMQVQTHYTAHNTSATIEFREHEIEPLTDALHQTIQAGDGYISAALLARFDANATFPRLPFEPIDAATYERMQAEVIERRVSSDFFEALQRYDSGELTEAGPAGCDSDKCLLPLAKPKD, via the coding sequence GTGACCCTCACCCCCAGTCGCCTGGATCCCACAAGCTCCAACAGCACTGACGCCATCGGCGAAGTCGTGACCAAACTCAGCGGTGGTTTCCCATCCACAGCGCCGGCAGCCAACCCTGTCTTTTATCGGACTTACAGCCGTCGTACGCCTGCTGGTCGCGAGAGCTGGAGTGAAGTGGGGGTACGCAACCTCGGTGGGCTCGCAAAACTTGGTCATCTCACCCAGGAGGAAGTCGAGCTCCTGGCGCGAATGCAAGCCGAGAAGAAGGCTTTGCCCTCCGGTCGCTGGCTGTGGATCGGGGGGACCCCCTGGATCGAACAACCGGAAAACTTCTCGGGTGCCTACAACTGCACGTCCACCAATTTGGTGGATTGGGAAGCCTTCGGTCTGATGATGGACCTGGCGATGATGGGCTGCGGAACCGGCGCCATCATCGAGCCTCATCTGATTGATCGCCTGCCGGTGGTGCGCAATCCGATCGAGGTGCTCTCGGTCAGCGATATCGGTCTGACCCCCGCAGGTGAGCGCCAGGAGCACACCAGTCACACCATCAATGGCGACCACGTCACCATCAAGGTGGGTGACACCCGCCGAGGCTGGGTGGATAGCTATCAGCTTTTGCTCGAACTGAGCAGTGATGAACGCTTTGCTGGTCGCACAGTTCAGGTCGACGTTGATCTCTCCGATGTTCGTCCTGTCGGTGAAACGCTGAAAGGGTTTGGAGGGATGGCCAATCCCGTCAAACTCAAAGACCTTTATGCACGGGTGGCCAGGCTGCTTGGCAAAGCCGTCGGTCGCAGACTCACGTCAGTGGAATGTTGCCTGCTGATTGATGAGGCAGCGGTGACCATCGTGGCTGGGAACATCCGTCGCAGCGCGGGCATGCGTCAGTTCGCGGCTAACGACCTTGCTGCCGCGGGCGCTAAAGACAATCTTTGGCAACAGGACGCTGATGGCAACTGGCGCATCGACCCCGAGCGTGATGCCCTGCGCATGGCCAACCACACCCGCGTTTATCACACCCGTCCCAGTCGTGAGGTGCTGCTGGAGGCTGTGACCAAGCAATTCCACAGTGGTGAGGGAGCCATTCAATTCGCGCCTGAAGCGATTGCCCGATCCAATGCAGATCTGCTGAGCACGCCAGAACTGCGCAAGGAATTCATCGAGGTGTACTGCGACCAAGGGCGCGAAGAAGCCGGTCGCTGGTTAAGCCTCAACCATGGTCCGATCGCCGCCGATGAACTGGAGCATCGACTGGGTCGCTACGGCCTCAACCCTTGTGGTGAAATTCTTGGCGCCGACTTCCACTGCAATCTCGCCGAAATCCATCTGAATCAGATCGATCCAAGCGACGACGAAGGCCAGCGCGATGCGTTCCGCGCCGCAGCTCTGTCGGTGGCCTGCCTGCTCAATCATCGCTTCGAGGTTGAGCGGTATCGCCAGAGCCGTGCCTGGGATCCAATTGTCGGCGTGAGCTTCACTGGCCTATTTGACTTCTTCGTTCACGCCTTCGGCACCCCCTGGCTGACCTGGTGGGAAGCTGGTCGCCCCGACACCGAAGAAGGCAAAGCCTTCAAGCAACAGGAAGCAGCATTCCTGAGTCGCTGGAAAGCCATCGTCAACGAAACGGTGTGGGACTACTGCGACCGTCATGGCCTACGCCGGCCGAACCGTTGCACCACCGTGCAACCCGCAGGCACCAAGAGCCTGCTCACCGGGGCAGCACCTGGCTGGCATCCACCCAAAGCCCAACGTTTCATTCGCCGGATTACCTTCCGGAAAAACGACCCTGTGGCAATGGCTTGCATGGATTACGGCTACACCGTCGTGCCATCTCAATCCGACAAGGACGAACAAGGTCGACTTCTCGATGATCCTTTTGATCCACGTTGCACCGAATGGCTGGTGGAGATCCCTACGGAAGTGAGCTGGGCCAATCTGCCTGGAGCCGATGCCGTTGACATCAACGCCTTCTCGGCGATGGCCCAGTTTGACTTCTACATGCAGGTGCAAACCCACTACACCGCCCACAACACCTCGGCGACGATCGAATTCCGTGAGCATGAGATCGAACCTCTCACTGACGCCCTCCACCAAACGATCCAAGCAGGAGATGGCTACATCTCTGCGGCACTGCTCGCCCGCTTCGATGCCAATGCCACCTTCCCTCGATTGCCCTTCGAGCCGATCGATGCGGCGACCTACGAACGGATGCAGGCCGAGGTGATCGAGCGTCGAGTTTCCAGCGACTTCTTTGAAGCTCTCCAGCGCTATGACAGTGGCGAGCTCACTGAAGCTGGCCCGGCTGGCTGCGATTCCGACAAATGCCTGCTGCCGCTGGCGAAGCCCAAGGACTGA
- a CDS encoding mechanosensitive ion channel family protein, translated as MLLLGLPASTVLAFSAVPGLAIGLGASKLLSNLFAGLSIQTDRPLRVGECCRVGENLGFVSRIGLRSLELETLESRVTIPNSVVDEATIINFSRRGLQGDRPPMQGLEVRLDLQGEWSPFQLEEVLHQARRTLRSWSVLKEPLMSLERSPDSSPQLVVFAMVELHGWPAYLDIRERLLIHLDEVMERAQLSEIALGIAYGTPAEQLDRLPSLVASVVAEDSQLQFKAFRLERIAASSYDHVLEFSSSHEDHDHFEDSLHDLNRRLISALEDAGVEIPFPTQTLQVHRS; from the coding sequence ATGCTTCTCCTGGGACTCCCTGCCAGCACAGTTCTTGCATTCTCTGCAGTGCCAGGTCTGGCGATTGGTCTTGGCGCTTCCAAGTTGCTCAGTAATTTATTTGCTGGTCTTTCGATTCAAACTGATCGCCCCCTGCGGGTGGGTGAGTGCTGTCGAGTGGGGGAGAATCTTGGTTTCGTTTCTCGGATTGGATTACGTTCCCTAGAGCTGGAGACCCTGGAAAGTCGCGTCACGATTCCCAACTCAGTTGTGGATGAAGCGACGATCATCAACTTCTCTCGACGTGGCTTGCAAGGTGATCGCCCACCGATGCAGGGCCTTGAGGTGCGTCTTGACCTTCAAGGGGAGTGGTCTCCCTTCCAGCTGGAGGAGGTTTTACATCAGGCAAGGCGAACGCTGCGGAGTTGGAGTGTGCTCAAGGAACCGCTCATGAGCCTCGAGCGATCGCCGGACTCTTCACCACAGTTGGTGGTCTTCGCCATGGTGGAGCTCCATGGCTGGCCTGCTTATCTCGACATTCGTGAGCGGCTTCTGATTCATCTCGATGAGGTGATGGAACGGGCTCAGTTGTCGGAAATTGCTCTAGGGATTGCCTACGGAACCCCTGCGGAACAACTGGACCGCCTGCCCTCGTTGGTGGCCAGCGTGGTGGCTGAGGATTCGCAGTTGCAGTTCAAGGCCTTTCGCCTGGAGCGCATTGCTGCCTCCAGCTACGACCACGTGCTCGAATTCAGCTCCAGTCATGAGGATCATGATCACTTCGAGGACAGCCTTCATGACCTCAATCGTCGGCTCATCAGCGCCCTTGAGGACGCGGGGGTTGAGATTCCCTTCCCTACCCAGACCCTGCAGGTGCACCGCTCGTGA
- a CDS encoding class I SAM-dependent methyltransferase, with the protein MQRTPEPQLMEECQQVEAYAAADFNRSDLQVIRGIERLCQAHQWQPRDGDCVLDLGCGPGNISERLARLWPQCHVIGIDGSDPMLEIARRRQVAAGEGVASRLSYEALCIGSLARGELRPKALEGRSGAALIVSNSLLHHLHDPGQLWRLHQRLARPGCLVLHRDLRRPPSPERALALREKHLGAAPSVLRHDYLASLHAAFTPGEVLEQLRAAELQCLDVVELEDRYLEIRGALPSIGAGVVSDGPVSWQAVSRTSAP; encoded by the coding sequence ATGCAACGCACACCCGAGCCTCAATTGATGGAGGAATGCCAGCAGGTTGAGGCCTACGCCGCTGCTGATTTCAATCGCAGTGATCTTCAGGTGATTCGAGGGATTGAACGGCTTTGCCAGGCCCATCAGTGGCAGCCCCGGGATGGCGATTGTGTGCTCGACCTTGGCTGCGGCCCAGGCAACATTTCAGAGCGACTGGCCCGGCTCTGGCCCCAGTGTCATGTGATCGGCATCGATGGATCCGACCCGATGCTGGAGATTGCACGGCGACGCCAGGTCGCGGCAGGTGAGGGTGTTGCTTCAAGGCTGAGCTACGAGGCGCTTTGTATCGGATCGTTGGCTCGCGGTGAGCTGAGGCCCAAAGCTCTCGAGGGCCGTTCAGGAGCAGCACTGATCGTGAGTAACAGCCTCTTGCATCACCTCCATGATCCCGGTCAGCTTTGGCGTCTGCATCAACGGCTCGCTCGGCCAGGTTGTCTTGTGTTGCATCGCGATTTGCGGCGGCCGCCAAGCCCTGAACGCGCTCTGGCCCTTCGTGAAAAGCATCTCGGCGCGGCCCCTTCGGTGCTTCGTCATGACTATCTGGCGTCACTTCACGCTGCCTTCACCCCTGGTGAAGTGTTGGAGCAGCTCCGTGCAGCAGAGCTTCAATGCTTAGACGTGGTGGAGCTGGAGGATCGATATCTCGAGATCCGTGGTGCCTTGCCTTCGATCGGTGCTGGTGTTGTCAGCGATGGACCCGTTAGCTGGCAGGCTGTCTCGAGAACGTCAGCGCCATGA
- the arsJ gene encoding organoarsenical effux MFS transporter ArsJ, protein MKLSALQQYGIVTANYWAFTLTDGALRMLVVFHFHGLGYSTLEIAFLFLFYEFFGVLTNLYGGWIGARYGLRLTLWGGTLLQILALLMLVPVSASWPKLLSVGYVMVAQAISGIAKDLNKMSAKSAIKTVVPETPDDAQRGENQLFQWVAILTGSKNALKGVGFFLGGVLLTVFGFNNAVGLMAAGLALAFLLTLVLPGEIGKMKAKPAFSSLFSKSEGINILSLARFFLFGARDVWFVVALPVFLEASLGWGFWEIGGFLGLWVIGYGIVQGTAPGLRRLWGQTRSPGVGAVQFWSGVLTAIPALIAVALWREVDVSTAIIGGLAAFGVVFAMNSSIHSYMVLAYTDTESVSLNVGFYYMANAAGRLVGTLLSGAVFLIGGTPSSGMQACLWCSSLLVLLSWLSSLRLPAPAAVEKAAA, encoded by the coding sequence ATGAAACTCTCAGCCCTGCAGCAATACGGGATCGTGACGGCCAACTACTGGGCCTTCACACTCACCGATGGCGCACTACGCATGCTTGTGGTGTTCCACTTCCACGGCCTCGGTTACTCCACGCTGGAGATTGCCTTTCTCTTCCTCTTCTATGAATTCTTCGGAGTGCTCACCAATCTCTATGGAGGCTGGATCGGTGCGCGCTACGGCCTGAGGCTCACCCTCTGGGGAGGAACACTCCTACAAATCCTTGCGCTTTTGATGCTGGTTCCTGTGTCTGCCAGCTGGCCCAAACTGCTCAGCGTGGGCTACGTGATGGTGGCGCAGGCGATCAGCGGTATCGCCAAGGACCTCAACAAGATGAGTGCCAAAAGTGCCATCAAGACCGTGGTGCCGGAAACCCCTGATGACGCGCAGCGAGGGGAGAACCAACTCTTCCAATGGGTGGCCATCCTCACGGGATCCAAAAATGCCCTCAAGGGGGTGGGATTTTTTCTCGGCGGCGTACTGCTGACTGTCTTCGGGTTCAACAACGCGGTTGGCCTGATGGCAGCGGGGCTCGCCTTGGCGTTCCTGCTGACCTTGGTTTTACCAGGAGAGATTGGCAAGATGAAGGCCAAGCCAGCCTTCTCCTCTCTTTTCTCAAAATCTGAGGGAATCAACATCCTCTCGCTGGCTCGGTTCTTCTTATTCGGAGCCCGCGACGTCTGGTTCGTCGTCGCCCTGCCTGTCTTTCTCGAAGCGTCCCTTGGCTGGGGATTCTGGGAAATCGGTGGCTTCCTTGGTCTTTGGGTGATCGGCTACGGAATCGTGCAAGGCACGGCGCCCGGCCTCCGGCGTCTCTGGGGTCAGACCCGCAGCCCAGGGGTCGGCGCCGTCCAGTTCTGGAGTGGCGTACTCACAGCCATTCCCGCCCTGATCGCTGTGGCTCTCTGGAGAGAAGTGGATGTCAGCACGGCCATCATCGGCGGACTTGCAGCCTTCGGGGTGGTGTTCGCGATGAACTCCTCCATCCACTCCTACATGGTGCTCGCCTACACCGATACCGAGAGCGTGAGCCTCAATGTGGGCTTCTATTACATGGCCAATGCAGCGGGCCGCCTCGTGGGAACCCTGCTTTCAGGTGCTGTGTTTCTGATTGGCGGGACGCCATCCTCAGGGATGCAGGCCTGCCTTTGGTGCTCCTCGTTGCTGGTGCTCCTCTCTTGGCTGAGCAGCTTGCGTTTACCGGCTCCAGCTGCCGTGGAGAAAGCGGCCGCTTAA
- a CDS encoding glutamine synthetase III, with amino-acid sequence MPHPARLAALQAIQQREPMPCEPTPPLESIWASDVFTLQRMKNALPKEAYKAVRRVIRDGGKLDLDVADVVAQAMKDWALARGAHYYAHVFYPLTNSTAEKHDGFISPQGDGEAIHEFSGKLLVQGEPDGSSFPNGGIRSTFEARGYTAWDITSPAYLMRTPNGVTLCIPTVFVSWTGEALDKKTPLLRSNAAMNRQAQRLLRLLGNQDVAPVNSSCGAEQEYFLVDSQFATLRPDLQLAGRTLFGAASPKGQQFDDHYFGAIPERVQVFMQDVEQQLYRLGIPAKTRHNEVAPGQFEIAPVHEAANVATDHQQLIMTVLKSTAKRHGFTCLLHEKPFAGINGSGKHVNWSVGNSTQGNLLDPGHTPHDNLQFLLFCAAVIRGVHRYGALLRAVVATAGNDHRLGANEAPPAIISVYLGQQLEQVFQQIQRGEVTASSSGGLMQLGVDTLPEFPKDAGDRNRTSPFAFTGNRFEFRAVGSGQSVAGPLVAMNTVLADSLEWISDRLESEMAAGQTLEQASAGVLKQVVDLHGVAIFGGDGYSDAWHREATEQRGLENLKNTAEALPVLRRDDVRDLFQRQGVINPVELESRYEVYGEQYVLAIEVEARVALSMVRTQISPAVQKQISCMARSLQQQLSLDLQPDRRNLQRMAALQKRMDEQTDALEGELQQLHHGDTAASMNRCAAVILPRLLQLREAVDSLESLSDDDRWPLPSYREMLFVR; translated from the coding sequence ATGCCCCATCCCGCCCGGCTGGCCGCCCTTCAGGCCATTCAGCAGCGTGAACCGATGCCCTGCGAGCCGACACCGCCGCTGGAATCGATCTGGGCCAGCGATGTCTTCACGCTGCAACGCATGAAGAATGCCCTGCCCAAGGAGGCTTACAAGGCCGTACGCCGCGTGATCCGCGATGGAGGGAAGCTCGATCTGGATGTGGCCGATGTTGTAGCTCAGGCCATGAAGGACTGGGCTTTGGCCCGAGGTGCCCATTACTACGCACACGTTTTCTATCCCCTCACAAACTCCACAGCCGAGAAGCACGACGGCTTCATCAGTCCGCAGGGCGACGGAGAAGCCATTCATGAGTTTTCCGGCAAGCTTCTGGTACAGGGGGAGCCCGACGGAAGCTCCTTCCCCAATGGAGGGATCCGTTCCACCTTCGAAGCTCGCGGCTACACGGCCTGGGACATCACCAGCCCGGCGTACTTGATGCGCACACCGAATGGTGTGACCCTCTGCATCCCGACAGTGTTTGTGAGCTGGACAGGGGAAGCGCTCGACAAGAAGACACCACTCCTGCGCTCGAACGCCGCCATGAATCGGCAGGCCCAACGCCTGCTCCGGCTGCTTGGCAATCAAGACGTGGCACCCGTGAACAGCTCCTGCGGGGCTGAACAGGAGTACTTCCTGGTGGACAGCCAGTTCGCCACCCTTCGTCCTGATCTGCAGCTGGCAGGACGCACGCTGTTCGGTGCAGCGTCACCGAAAGGTCAGCAGTTCGATGATCACTACTTCGGGGCAATCCCTGAGCGGGTGCAGGTGTTCATGCAGGACGTGGAACAACAGCTCTACCGTCTCGGGATCCCTGCCAAGACCAGGCACAACGAAGTGGCACCAGGCCAATTCGAGATCGCACCGGTGCATGAGGCCGCGAACGTGGCCACAGATCACCAGCAGTTGATCATGACCGTGCTGAAAAGCACAGCAAAACGGCATGGCTTCACCTGCCTGCTGCACGAAAAACCCTTTGCCGGCATCAACGGCTCTGGGAAGCACGTGAACTGGTCCGTGGGCAACAGCACCCAGGGCAACTTGCTCGATCCCGGCCATACCCCCCACGACAATCTTCAGTTCCTGCTCTTCTGCGCCGCAGTGATCCGTGGCGTCCACCGTTATGGAGCCTTACTGAGAGCCGTGGTCGCTACCGCCGGTAATGACCATCGACTTGGAGCGAACGAAGCCCCTCCAGCCATCATCTCGGTGTATCTCGGCCAACAGCTGGAGCAGGTGTTCCAGCAGATTCAGCGTGGAGAGGTGACCGCCAGCAGCAGCGGCGGCCTCATGCAGCTGGGCGTCGATACCCTCCCTGAATTCCCCAAGGACGCTGGTGACCGCAACCGCACCTCCCCCTTCGCCTTTACGGGAAACCGCTTTGAATTCAGGGCCGTGGGCTCCGGCCAATCGGTGGCAGGGCCTCTTGTGGCGATGAACACCGTGCTGGCCGATTCCCTGGAGTGGATCAGCGATCGACTCGAGTCGGAAATGGCAGCAGGCCAGACCCTGGAGCAGGCCTCAGCCGGCGTACTGAAGCAAGTGGTGGATCTTCATGGGGTCGCCATCTTCGGAGGTGACGGCTACTCCGATGCCTGGCATCGGGAAGCAACTGAACAGCGCGGACTAGAGAACCTGAAGAACACCGCTGAGGCCCTTCCCGTGCTGCGTCGCGACGACGTGCGTGATCTCTTCCAACGCCAGGGGGTGATCAATCCTGTGGAACTGGAGAGTCGTTACGAGGTCTACGGCGAACAGTACGTGCTGGCGATTGAGGTGGAAGCGCGGGTGGCGTTATCGATGGTGCGAACCCAGATCAGTCCTGCGGTCCAGAAGCAGATCAGCTGCATGGCGCGCAGCCTTCAGCAGCAGCTCTCCCTCGACCTTCAACCGGACCGACGCAACCTCCAAAGGATGGCGGCTCTGCAGAAGCGCATGGACGAACAGACCGACGCCCTCGAAGGTGAATTGCAACAGCTGCATCACGGCGACACAGCTGCATCGATGAACCGTTGCGCCGCTGTCATCCTTCCCCGCTTGCTGCAACTGCGCGAAGCAGTCGACAGCCTTGAAAGCCTCAGTGATGACGATCGCTGGCCTCTGCCCTCCTATCGAGAGATGCTGTTCGTGCGTTGA
- a CDS encoding ArsJ-associated glyceraldehyde-3-phosphate dehydrogenase: MRIGINGFGRIGRLVFRALWGRPGIELVHINDPAGDAPTAAHLLEFDSVHGRWDRGIKAEPDGFSVEGQTLTWSQQKEITAVPWQERGVEMVLEASGKIKTPETLHPYFETLGLKRVVVACPVKGVIAGAEALNVVYGINHHLYEPARHKLVTAASCTTNCLAPVVKVVHEQFGIKHGMITTIHDITNTQVPIDAFKSDWRRARSGLTSLIPTTTGSAKAIAMIFPELQGKLNGHAVRVPLLNGSLTDAVFELKRDVSVDEVNAAFKDAAEGTLRGILGYEERPLVSCDYTNDSRSSIIDAPSTMVVDGNQLKVFAWYDNEWGYSSRMADLVCHVVAMEQQH; the protein is encoded by the coding sequence ATGCGGATCGGAATCAACGGCTTCGGACGGATCGGACGTCTGGTCTTCCGTGCCCTGTGGGGTCGCCCGGGCATTGAACTGGTGCATATCAATGACCCTGCCGGTGACGCGCCAACCGCAGCGCATCTGCTCGAATTCGATTCGGTCCATGGGCGCTGGGATCGGGGGATCAAGGCAGAACCTGACGGTTTCAGCGTTGAGGGCCAGACACTGACCTGGTCACAGCAGAAAGAGATCACGGCCGTGCCTTGGCAGGAGCGTGGGGTGGAGATGGTCCTGGAGGCCAGCGGCAAGATCAAAACACCCGAAACCCTGCATCCCTACTTCGAGACTCTTGGTCTCAAACGCGTTGTGGTGGCCTGTCCCGTCAAGGGAGTCATCGCCGGAGCTGAGGCGCTGAACGTTGTCTATGGGATCAACCATCACCTCTACGAACCGGCCCGCCACAAACTGGTGACCGCCGCCTCATGCACCACCAATTGCCTTGCCCCGGTCGTGAAAGTTGTGCACGAACAGTTCGGGATCAAGCACGGAATGATCACCACGATCCACGACATCACCAACACGCAAGTGCCGATTGATGCCTTCAAAAGCGATTGGCGTCGAGCCCGCTCCGGATTGACATCGCTGATCCCAACCACCACTGGATCGGCAAAGGCGATTGCCATGATCTTTCCTGAGCTGCAAGGCAAGCTCAATGGCCATGCGGTTCGCGTGCCCCTGCTCAATGGCTCCCTCACCGACGCCGTCTTCGAACTGAAACGCGATGTCAGCGTTGACGAAGTCAATGCAGCCTTCAAAGATGCCGCGGAAGGAACACTTCGGGGAATTCTGGGCTACGAGGAGCGCCCTCTCGTCTCGTGCGATTACACGAACGACAGTCGCAGTTCGATCATCGATGCACCTTCAACGATGGTGGTCGATGGCAACCAACTCAAGGTGTTCGCCTGGTATGACAACGAATGGGGTTACAGCAGCCGTATGGCTGACCTCGTCTGCCATGTGGTGGCCATGGAGCAGCAGCACTGA